The genomic region TGATCCATTTGACAGATTTTGTACTATCATTACTTAAAACGTTGAGGGAGGGAACAATTTAAACACATTGTAGCAAGTATAAATAGTAGTTCAGGATATCCCTAAAAACCCTAGTTAAGAACATGGTGATTGGCATGTGTAACAAtgagtgcgggggggggcggtgtcTGATGCTTCCTAACTCTCCTCACAAAAGAGAGCTAAAATTAGATGTTTTGGTGATGCGACTTTATTTTTACCACACACAATACTTACTGTTATGTAGTAGACTGACCCTTGCAAATTTTTAGATTGATATTTAAAGGATATTGATGTTGTGGCCCTAATTATAactttactagtttcaaagcccctttataaaaaggggttttgaaagagGAGAAGGCGCGTCAGatcagcagggagggaacccccagcagccgcgcttcgcgcgactgctgggggttcccttgggcggcggtctgacgcggcgagaggcgcttcgcgtctctcgccgcgtcagtccgggagcaactgcgagctgcgctgcgcgcggctcgcagttgctcaggctgggaatcggagggaccaatcggcaggcgcttcgcgcctgccgattggtccctccgattgtctgtcgtgaggaagggtccaacccggacccttcctcatcacggacaaagcccacctctagggggcttaacgaattatttagtcggTGGCGCcatgggctgtttaaagatgcctATGAATGAATCACTGTGGGTACGATCCAGGAGAGAGGCACAGCAGATCTCTTCTTGCCTTCCTATCAGCACAAAGTTCTGCAGGCTTTCCCACTGGATATCACATTTGCTTTTAAGTGAGTTGGGTCCAGGGTCTTCAGACCCTGGGTGGCTTATGTAAAAGACCACGAGGGCTCAGctcaagatgtgtgtgtgtggggggaggctaCTGCCCCCATCTAGCTGAATTCCTGATCCAAAATCCCCCCGCCCCAGGTGGGGGTTAGTTGCCCCATTTTGGAGCggcagaaaaaaatgtttaaaaaatgatgatGGTTGgctccagactaaattttccacttCAGCCAATGGGAGAGAATGTTTCTGCTTCCCACCACAGCCCTCTGGCCTTTGTGAAATGCTTGTCTTGGGGCACAGGGGACCCTCAGGAGCAGCATGAGAGGCAAACTGGGGCGTATGCAGCAGGAACGGATAGTGGAAGCTAACTCACCCCTTCCATgagtggaaaatttagtctgattCCAACCCTGTATCACCCCTGGTTGCTTCTCATAATGTAAGGGGTGTAGTTCCCTGCAACTTTCCATTGTACCAGCATCTGTGAGGGCTATGGTACTGATAGGACCTCCTATACCTGGCTGGGGTTGGCTTTATTACCAGCTTTGTTCAGACTTACAGCCTACACGTTAAAAATCTGAGATAGTGGCTCTGTGACCATCTGTAGACTGGACGCTGTTTATATTGATGTGTTTCTTAAATCGAACTAGATGCTCCTTGGTGTGGAGTGAAGAATACCCACATGGGTTCAAAATATGTAAAAACTACATTCCCTACAAAGAAAAAATGGGAACCAGGACACTGCCTAAAGGACAGAAACGAGCCATGTCATATAATGTAAGTAAGCCGTTTAACATATTTCAAGGTCCTGATGCAACTCAGGTGACACACAACAAAACCCAGTGAGATAGATGGGATGAGGGATTCACATCTAAATCCATCAGCTTTTGTGTGGGGGTTGAGAGTGACAtgccaaggtgacccagcaaaATGCCCTCCGCCTCACAGGAATATGGTTTTCTATGAAAGGGGAAGCAGATCAGCTACATACGGAGCCCTGCATTTCATTATgcaggaatggggggaggggggggttgaactCTTTCAGCATAACAACCCAACCCTCGTGTATTGGTAGAACTGTGTCGTTTTGCAGCTCTGAATCACAGTAGTAATGAGAGATGTTCTCTTACTGCTTCTCCACATTAATATTTTCTTACCCCACCATTCCCAGAAGCACTCAGGGCGGTTAAAGGGGAGATATTCTGTCCTTAGTTTTGTGGGGCTATcatgaaaaataattaaaacctcCAAATCTATTTATCCAACTCTGTAAGGGAGGGGTGGAAAACAGGAATTCTGTTAATCACACTCTGTCTAAATTATAATGCCTCCTTGCTTTATTTCATTCTTGAGGCTTTCTAGTTTCTGGACTATTTTGCTTTACCATTAGCCATACTATTACTGCCAGTGGTGAGAGTTGGGGAGGGTGCAGGTaggacagggagctcagtggtACCTTCTCACAGGCTATAGGGGGCTTTCCCCACAGTCCCTCCCTAGGAAGGACTATGGGGACAGTGGTGGTGagggcttggtgcagtggttaacagtgcagacttctaatctggcgagccgggtttgattccacactcccccacgtgaaactagctgggtgaccttgggctccccacagcactgataaagttgttctgacagagctgtaatatcagggctctctaagctttacctccctcacagggtgtctgttgtggggagaggaaagggaaggtgaatgtaagctgctttgagacccaaatattcagtaatctcagggctttctcagcctcacctccctcacagggggtctgttgtgggatgaggaaagggaaggcaattgtaaaccactttaagaccccttcaggtagagaaaaggggcatctaagaaccaattcttcttctacataggTGTAATCTTACACTACATAAGGGTAATCTTATGTAAAGTAATATCCAtcgaagcccattgacttcaattaaCTTAGAACTTTGGTTTAATGGCTTAGGAGGAGTGCAGTACTAGATGCCCTGAGCTAGCAAAAGATGCCCTGGTTTTATCCACTAGGATCTGCAGTCAGACGGCCTCCACAAAACTTGGCTAATATGAAGGATACTAGCACCCCTGCTTTGACCCCCTTCAGCCCATTGGTACTGCATTCATCCCAGGAACTAATTTAATGGCATTTTATTCCAGCGCTGCTGTAACTCACATggcaattaaataataaaatccagTACTGTTAAACCTCTGtccaaaaatatttatacacatttaatattaatatttatgaaCATAAGCAATGAAGTATCATTAATGTCTTTGCTAAGCTGTGCTCTaataagattccccccccccccttctagccaAATTCTGGAAATAATAGCAGCAGTACGGGAAGAAGATCCGCTTGAACTGGCCAACACTATGTACAACAACAGTATTAAAATCTTCTTTCCTGATATGTaaagttttatgtattgttaTAATAAAGCCTATTACACGAAATAAAGCTTCCCCTGCATCTTATGGTCAGTTAATTTAGAAATGGGCTGAGGTATAAGAcatgggaaaatatttttaagtgcTTCTCCGTTCTCCAGTTGCTTTCAGAATGACAGTTCAGTTTCAGGGGCTTCATTACTCTCTTAGggtgacataaatgctgattgtGCTGACTTGTCAATTCACATAGATTTCGAACAGAAGTGAAGATGGCAGAAGATTGGCTACATATTGGGGACGGGGGGCGGGGACAATGTTTATCTCCACATTTCTCTCCACAAATGCAAAGCAGCAACACTGCTGGGATCAGCCGAACACCTAATTTTTGTCTCTCCCTCTCAAGACAGGAATGATGCTTTGGTAAGGTTTTTGCATGAGAcgtttaatttctttttatttgctcTATATATGTTGCCTTCTGGAAACCCTGAAAATGAATCGGAGCATCTTCAAACCCATCAGCTTAAAATTAACCAGCCTGCACACACTACAGTTTGCACTACCAATTAAGAAGTGTTtttgttcagtttttaaaaaaataagcaaaaacattttattccaTGTACAATAATGTACATAAAATGTAACGTGGTCGCAAAAGAGACCAGCAGGAATCAGAGGTATATATACAGTAGCACATCACAGTAAACTGACCACCCCATTCACAGATTCAACATTTCTGAGATACTGTTCTTGTGCTTAGATACACACTGATGAAGTGAAACTTTTATTCCATTGTTGAATGTTGCTATTAACACACACCTGCAGTGTTCAGTACATGACATTTTAAACCACCAGGTTTGATGTCCCGAGATCTGCAAATAACAGGCTAAGTCAAGCCGtcggtctcctcctcctcctcgctctcGGTCCCGTCGCTATCTTCAACGTTTTCATTAGGTACGTTTTCGTCATGTGCAACAAAGCCGTTATTGTTTGAGGCGTTGGTGTTCTCCTTATCGTCGATATAAACTTTCTGGTGGCACATGGGACAAGTGTCTTGAATATAGAGCCATTTCCGAAGGCAAAGTGCATGGAAGTAGTGATTGCATGGAGTAATACGAGCGGACGTCGTAAACTCGTGGTAGCAGATGGCGCACACATCGTCTATTTCACGTAAGCGCTCTCCTTTGACTTCAGGAAGCGAGTTGATTTTCTTAACTGCGGTCCTGCGATTTATGAACGTTTTCCACCCGTTCTTGGCTTGCAAGTAGATGTTGAAGTAGGCATGCAGGCACATCATACACGCCCGGATTTTGCTTCCTGATTCAAAGACCATGGTGTAGGCGCCGTTCCCAAACATTATGAGTCCAAATATGAACTCGATAATATTGCCTGTGGATCGAACGTAGTAGACATAATCATCAAGCTTTTCCCAGAGGACATTATAGTAGCCATCAATCATGAACAGTACATACACAGTGATAGAAACTATAACCTTCAGGCAGAGCTCCACACAGAAGGCTGTGACGGCAAACAGCCACGTATTTAGTGCATAGTGGTGCCAAAGGACGTAGCTGAGCAGAATTGGAAGAACAAAGAGGCAAGCTGAGACAAAGAGGACAGGGAAGTGTCTGCGGAAGGAGGACACGTGGGAGGCACTCAGAGACATCAGGACGGGATCGGTCATCCCGTGGATAAAATGCAGGACTGCAGTTAGCAAAAGGCACATGTTTCGACTCAAGCGCACTAGTCTCTCTTCTGGCTTTAGCCCGCTCAAACCAGTCTGCAGGgccaaaatgaaaaataaaacggGAGCCACAAAACCCAGCCTCTTGTCATCTTCATCAGTAGAACCTATAAAGGCCAAAATACCAAGCCCGAGATAATGAGCCACGGAGGAGATCACGGCGCTCATGCCTAACACAGTTAAAGTAGAATCGCACCCGCTGATGATGAGGCTGCAAAGGACTTCCCAAAAGTGATCCCAAGAAATCATGTAGGATTTGGTGCCTTCTGCCAACTTGACCACATAAATGAGCACGGCGGCTTGTGCCGTAAGTCTCGTGAGCCAGAAGACACGCAGCACGGTTGGGAAACGAATCCTTTTCCACGTATCTTCCAACAAGAGCTGTAATCCGTAGATGCGGTACATGTGCCTGACGAGGAGATAGACATACCGGGTGGAGTAGTAGAACCGTTTCAGTTTAGACACTAAAATGGCCAGGGTATAAAATGTCAAAACGAAGCCTGAGATAAAGACTAGAATCTGCCTGATGTGTAAAGGTAATTCAATGATCAAGCCGACAACAGGAATCAATAAATCCAGTATGATCAGTTGAGAGTATATGGACTGGATGTTTAACAGTGCAACGTAGCCAATTCCAAAGGCAAGCTGAAGGACAGAGAGTGCCATCCACAGGGAAGGTCCTTTATGAGGCAGGAGCTGGACTTCAAATGCATCTGTGTAATAGGCACTGTGGGAGTTGATGTGCAAAAAAGCATAGTAGTTCACCAACACTGATGTTGCAGCCAGCAGAAATGCAGAACTGATCATATAAAACTGGAAAAGGGATCTTTGTGAAAGGACGAGGACGATGCTGGACACAAAGACACCTGGAGAAGAAAAAGGTAAGCGTTTTAATAAGTAAACAATGACTTTGCCGTTAAACGTATATATTTATAGCATTTCTTCAACCTGGAGGGACGTCTCAAGAGAAGCAGGGCTCTATCCTCCTGGGCCTAGCATTCGTCAGTTATTTTATCAATGGTGGGTAAATGCAGGTGACACAAAATAGGGAGGGACAGAAAACAGAACTGACAGAGTGAGGCTGCAGGACTTGGAAACCTTGGCTGAACTACAGCAGACACAAATGAAAAGTTCAGCACTTAGGGAAAAATAACCAAATACACAGGTACTGGATGGAGGCTATCAGGCTTGACAGTGGTACATGGAACAAGGTTCGCAGAACAACCATCGACACTAAAGTCAATACAAGAGACAGCAGTGAGAAATGGCTGTAATAAAGGTAAGCTGTAACACTAGAACAGTCTGAAAAGGTAATAGCCCCCACTCAACTCTGCTCTAGTTAGGCATCATCTGGTGTCCAGTTCTGATACAAACTGAAATGGAGGGCAACAAAATTATTAAACACGGCAAGGTCAAAGGATGTACGTTTAGGGGACTAAATGGCCTACAAGACCTCTTACTGCTCTATGGCAGCGTTTTTAACCAGGTTGATTCAGAATGAGGTGCCATTTTATTTAATGGGACTGACTCCCAAGAAAGtggttttaggattgcagcctaggACTCTAAGTCCGTGGGGTGGATTCTACCCTGTCCTACCACCGCATTGAGCAAAGTTTGGTTATTTAAGTATTCCTTgcctttccttttggctcagTTTTTAAGCCTGCTCCCAATCTGAGGAGGCTTCCTCCAGCTTGTAGCTtttccattggaggaaggctgTATGAAATCTGTTTGGAGGATGGCTGGATCCACTCAGCCAGATGTGGACACTAGCACTTATCCTCAGGAACTCACACAATGATTTCTATTGATTTAGTTTCAATTCataatatcaggggtagtcaaactgcggccctccagatgtccatgggctacaattcccacaagaccctgccagcgaatgctggcaggggctcctgggaattggagtccatggacatctggagggccgcagtttgactacccctgcacaataTAGTAGAAAGTTTTCTATTTAAGAAGACCTgatttcactacctaaaggagtcctaaagtgacttacaaacatctttcccttcctctccacacaacagacactctatgaggtaggtggggctgagagctctaagacaactgatctgcaaggacagctctaagaactgtgacgCCCAAGGTGACGCCCAAGGTGctggcagcacgtggaggagtggggaatcaaacctgcttctccagatttgagtcctCTGcttttttaatcactacaccactctgTCTCTCAGCAGTCATTCTACATCCACGTTTAATGCAAACACCTGTAGCTTATAAAATGCAGGGTGGAGGTGGGGGCTTGAGGGGAACCGAATAATTAGGGCAGAAAAAGCCTAGCTGTATGGAAACCAGGTTATTTCTTACGAAGGCTGTCATCTCAGTGGGCGATGAGTATACAGACAGAATCCCCCACCACTTGAGTACAAGATGCTCAGGGTGAACAGTCCTTAGCTACTCATCTTCTGGCTTAAAATAACTTGTTTATAACACTGACCTTCTGCTGACTGAACATAGAGGCAAGCCTTAACTGGCTCAGGGAGGGAAGTAATGAGAACTTACTTTGACAAGAGTTTTTGCAACATACATTTCTTCTCATTCCAGTCTGGTTACTGAGGAAGGTGGTGGAAAAGAACACTTATTTGCCTGTTCTACCCGCCTTGAGGTAAACAGGTGTTTTCAAAGAAGAGGGATTTCTTTAAAGCATCTCCCTTGATGCCCACCTGCCCACTTCCGTGATGCTTTCACACAGGGATAGTATCTAGTGACAtcatgcacagctgctgttgtctGGCCATAAAAGTAAATGACTGGTTGCTCACGGGCTGTATAAGAGCCCTGGACAGCCCAGTTTGACACCCCCGCTCAAGAATCTAGCTTCAGACTTCCTGTGCTGGGCAGGGAACTAAATAGCCTATAAGGCTCCTTAAATCTAGGAATCTCCAGCTGCAATCTGAAGAACACTTTACAGGgaataaaggtaaatgtaaaggtatcccctgtgcaagcacagaggcatgtctgacccttggggtgacgccctctagcgttttcatggcagactcaatacggggtggtttgccagtgccttccccagtcattaccgtttaccctccagcaagctgggtactcattttaccgacctcggaaggatggaaggctgagtcaaccttgagccagctgctgggatcgaactcccagcctcatgggcagagcttcagatagcatgtcgctgccttaccactctgcgcaacaagaggctcatttacaGGGAATAACTCCCATTAAATAAAACCGAAGTACTTCACaacagacctgcttaggattgcttgcTAGCCAAGTTCCTACCCAGGTCTATAGCAGTAGGAGTTACTTCCTTACCCAGGCCTATAGCAGTAGGAGTTACTCcctggaaagtgttcttagaagTGTACTGTAGATTAGCAGGCAGGGATAATGTTTCTGATGCAACAGCAACTCAAAAGAGGTCACCCATGCTGTACCCATGTTTGGTACAACAACTAAGGCTTATAACTCTAAGCTGGAAGTGAAGGCCTAAGGGGTGCGGAAtagctcagcctttttcaacctttggaccacaGAAGTatcactgaaatgtttttcaggcttcgaggtaccaggaagtgatgtcagctggtcatgcctccctgccatgcacaGAAATGAGAGGAGTCTCAGGTGGCAAAGGCTTAAATGGGTGGGGCCACTCCCCATCCACCCCTCCAGGTCTatctttggccactttgggaagggtaGGTCAACCTACCCaaatatagattaaaaaaacactttaatAATGTTTTCGCTTGGAGCTGGAAATGGAAGGCATAGGATGGGAGGACCGCCATTTTGACAACCTGCATGCTGCAGTAGCATTGAGGGGCCTTCATAGTACCACATGGTACCAAAGAACCATGGTTGGTAAACCCTGGAATAGATGCAGTAACCAATAACCATGTTTCCATACAACTGGATATGTGTATGATCTCAGGGATCTCAATTACTGTAACAGACCATGCCCTGAGtcatctgccttcccttttggGATTTTAAAAGCAATGTCTGACCAAATATAGCTTAATTGGAATGAACTAGATAAAACACTATGCTTTTACCCCACATATACAGTCTCAGGAAGGGCATAACCTGCCTTAATATGAATGTTCCTTAAAATCCTTGCCCAACAGGTCCATCATCTTACGTAGAGCTGTTTATGGCCAGATTCCAAGCAAATACCAGGATCTGAAAGCGGACACCAGCAAAACATTTCCAGGTATCAAGCAACCCAGCACCATGGGTTCATCCCAATCCGACTCATGATTCATGGTTACCCAAGACCCTACTGCTCTCCTCTCCCAGCCAGAACCCCCCAGACTCCCTTTGGAGAGGTTGCTAGGTTGCTCCGAGCAGAACAGCAACAGAGCGCTCCGCTATCTTACCGGACTATGACCTCCCCCTCCGCCCAGCCCAGATGAAGTCAGTTAGGTTTAACTGCCACGGAGCTATTCAGTCACAATTGGAATCCAACTAACATTCTGCAGACTGGGCTTCCACAGGAAGGCACATCCCATCCAAACATGGCGCCACTTTGCAGCAATGCAAACCCCAgaggtgttaaaaaaaaaaattaaaaaaaattagaacaagattacaatatttgttttttttatttaattttttaatacctCTTGGTGTTCAATCAAATAAAGCAATTAGGCCTCATGAGTGCATTTATAGATTCCAGCACAATAATTCTCCAAGGCCAAGCTCTTATATTTAATACTTGTTTGGGTGAGAGTTTTTTGCCGATCCATCCTTTCCACTGAGTACCCTCGCACCCGGCACTGTTGCTCAAGGGCGCCAATTCCTGGGATCAATATTTCGGAAGAGAGATGGCTTACAGCCATGCAAGACAGACAGTTCTGTTCTACAGGTGGAACAATTCACTGGATGCAACCCATGGCCATTTCGCACGTTTCTGGATAATATGAGATCACTACTGTACGTTAAAAATAATTAGGAGTCTGGGGAACAATTTTCAGCCTAAAAAAAGAATCTAGGACTTCTACGATTtagctactttaaaaaaatgtagcctTTTAAACCAAAGTGATGGGGAGAACCCCACTAATCTTAGTGACATCAATTTTCTTCCATACAGTGCCCCAAAATCATTAATGGCAGCCTAAAAAATATGCAAGGAAATTAATGACAAGAAATTTCACAGGTTTACCTAGAATTTCAGGTGGGTAACCCTGTCCAGTGACACCCaatcaatgaagtttaattctgggtatacactgaattaaactttgctgaaaGGTGTCACtaaattcaaactttgttccacagGTTTGCTTTGTTTACCTATCTAGGGTAGGCTGTATGGGGTAACTCAAAATGCTTCAGGAAGACAAAAGTGTCACCTTATCGAAGAAAAGGTCGTCCCACCCCATCAACTGGACTTTGTATTTCACCAACGCTTTCAAAAAAGcaatggtttaaaccaggggtagtcaaactgcggccctccagatgtccatggactacaattcccagaagcccctgccagtttaaACACAGGTCTCAAGCAGCACCAATCGCTTAATCCTATCACTGTGGTCTTAACAGAGATCATCCCCTAACAGACCCCTCCAAATCTCATTTACACAGGATTACCTTCAAAGCACTTTCCTATGCTAACACATCTTTACAGTGGGATGGGATGAATCAGCCGCTGTGTCagcaaactttaaaatatttcaactACCCTGTCACGTGAGCAACGGCAACCGTCAAAGTCCCAGGGTGACACTTAAAAGCCTCACCCTTCACAGGGTTCCATCcccctttatatatttgtttgggctagcaggggtagtcaaaccgcggccctccagatgtccatggactataattcccaggagcccctgccagcattcgctggcagggggctcctgggaattgtagtccatggacatctgaaggaccgcagtttgactcctggaatcgtagtccatggacatctggagggccgcactttaacccctggaattgtagtccatggacatcgggagggccacagtttgcctacccctgggctagagagaTGAGCCACTGGTAAAAGTTGCCTTTCCTGAGCATTCTGTTCTACTATATCTTCGCACCTGTTATTCCAACATACTCCTTCTCCACAGTATTCTCTATCTGTATGCCAACATAGCTGGCCACCCAGCAATGATAGAGTGTTTCTAAGTAATGATACCACCAGGTAAAGTCGCACACCCCAACTGTAATAGCCCGGCCTAGCTTCACCTCATcacagcttggaagctaagcagggtcagccatgttaatacttggatgggagaccaccaggaagagCGGGGTAGCAATGTAGAGGAattattagattcaaatgggtagctgtgttggtctgaagtagcacaataaaatcagagttcagtggcacctttaagaccaacaaagatttattcaaggcatgagctttcgagtccaaacactcttcctcaaatgaagagtgcttgcacttggaagctcacgccttgaataaatctttgttggtcttaaagatgtcactggactctgattttgtttttgttttttatgtgGAGTAAGGCAATGAGCCACCGCcttaggggtggtggtggtgattacACAGAGTAGTCAGATGTATAGTTCTGAGACCAGAGAATTATACATCAATATATAAGGGCCTGAGAGGCAGTAGCTCCAGGGCGGGAGGAGCCAAGGTTCAGTGGGGGAACATCTGCCCTGCGtgcaggttcaacccccagcatctccaattaaaaaggaaCAGGCTGCAGGTGATGTCAAcggcctctgcttgagaccctgagttgacaatactgacctggatggattgATGGTTTGATTcaatgtaaggcagcttcatgtggacAATTTACCCCCTGACTGACTCAGATAAttcattcttcttcccttcccctagGTTTGCTTGGTACAATGTTCGCCTCTCTAGAATAGGCAATACATTTCATTAAGATAATGACATCTTGAAATACCACACGTTAATTCAATGTACAATTAAGCAACACACTCGGGAAAGGCAAGTGTCAACTCCCATGAAAGGAAACCTATTATCACCCATTACCATTTAAATGTGCTCCAGGCACAGCGGAGCACCTTGGCAAGC from Paroedura picta isolate Pp20150507F chromosome 9, Ppicta_v3.0, whole genome shotgun sequence harbors:
- the RNF139 gene encoding E3 ubiquitin-protein ligase RNF139, yielding MAALAPPQPPPLRLGPRLRAGAEVALRVPSLFFIDAIFNSAPVLPGDSLWAGLLGGLLRLLGVFVSSIVLVLSQRSLFQFYMISSAFLLAATSVLVNYYAFLHINSHSAYYTDAFEVQLLPHKGPSLWMALSVLQLAFGIGYVALLNIQSIYSQLIILDLLIPVVGLIIELPLHIRQILVFISGFVLTFYTLAILVSKLKRFYYSTRYVYLLVRHMYRIYGLQLLLEDTWKRIRFPTVLRVFWLTRLTAQAAVLIYVVKLAEGTKSYMISWDHFWEVLCSLIISGCDSTLTVLGMSAVISSVAHYLGLGILAFIGSTDEDDKRLGFVAPVLFFILALQTGLSGLKPEERLVRLSRNMCLLLTAVLHFIHGMTDPVLMSLSASHVSSFRRHFPVLFVSACLFVLPILLSYVLWHHYALNTWLFAVTAFCVELCLKVIVSITVYVLFMIDGYYNVLWEKLDDYVYYVRSTGNIIEFIFGLIMFGNGAYTMVFESGSKIRACMMCLHAYFNIYLQAKNGWKTFINRRTAVKKINSLPEVKGERLREIDDVCAICYHEFTTSARITPCNHYFHALCLRKWLYIQDTCPMCHQKVYIDDKENTNASNNNGFVAHDENVPNENVEDSDGTESEEEEETDGLT